The nucleotide sequence CATCGGTCGGATCTAACAGCTCGTAGTTACCATATCTAATAAGTTCGCTCTCATGGCGCAGTTTAATTAGTTTTTGGTAGTAGTAGTAAACGGAGTCCTTATCGTCAACCGCTTGTTTAACGTTAATTTCAGGATAATTGGGATTCAATCTGTACCAAGGTTCAGAATCGGTAAAGCCAGCATTCTTACCGTCATCCCATTGCATTGGTGTCCGAGCATTATCCCTTGATCGGTCAGCAACGTACTTCATAAATAGTTCTGGCTTGATGATTTTCTCATCCTCAACAGCTTGCTTGTACAAATTCTTCACTTCAAGGTCTTCGTACTCAGAAAGTTTGGTGAAGTGATTATTAGTCATTCCAATCTCTTCGCCTTCATACACGAATGGTGTTCCTTGCATGAAGTGAAGTGTGGTTCCTAACATCTTGGCAGCCCTAACCCGATATTTGGGATCATCAGTTGCAAACCGAGAAACTGCCCGTGGTTGATCATGGTTGTTCCAGTATAGACTGTTCCAACCCTTGCCATCTAAATCTTCTTCCCAACGAGAAAGTGCCTGTTTTAACTCAGGAAGCTTGATTTTAGAATCAATATACTTACCGAGTCTCGCATCTGGGTTAGGTGACAAATTAACGTGCTGGAATTGGAATACCATGTTTAACTCGGTGCCATCTAGATTAGTGTATTGAGTGGCATCCTCTGGAGTTGAACCGGGCATCTCCCCAACCGTCATGATGTCATACTTGGAAAGTACTTCACGATTCATTTCTTGTAAAAATTCATTTAAACGAGGGCCATCAGCAACCAGTGGTTCAACGTTGCCATACTCACCACCCTCTGGCATTGGTGCGTCAGGCAAGCCTTCAGGTTTGGAAATCAAGTTGATAACGTCCATTCTAAATCCATCAACACCCTTATCAAGCCAGAACTTCATTAGGTCATAGACATGTTGACGGACAACAGGATTTTCCCAGTTCAGATCTGGTTGTTCTTTAGCAAATAGGTGAAGGTAGTACTGGCCTCTTTCGGGAACGTAAGTCCAAGCTGGACCACTAAAGTAGGAACCCCAGTTATTGGGTTCGTGGCCGTCGACTGGATCACGCCAGACATAGAAATCTGAATATGGATTATCCTTTGATTTTTTACTTTCTTGGAACCATTTATGCTGATCAGAGGTATGGTTCACAACCAAATCCATTAATAGCTTCATCCCGTTTTCGTGGATGTCAGAGAGTAAGTTATCAAAGTCTTCCATAGTTCCGTAGTCTGGATTAATACTTTCATAATCGGCAATGTCATAGCCATTATCAACGTTTGGTGATTTGTAAATCGGGTTGA is from Lentilactobacillus curieae and encodes:
- a CDS encoding glycoside hydrolase family 13 protein; this encodes MKSTWFKDSVIYQIYPMSFQDSNHDGIGDLNGIRQRLPYLKNLGVDVLWLNPIYKSPNVDNGYDIADYESINPDYGTMEDFDNLLSDIHENGMKLLMDLVVNHTSDQHKWFQESKKSKDNPYSDFYVWRDPVDGHEPNNWGSYFSGPAWTYVPERGQYYLHLFAKEQPDLNWENPVVRQHVYDLMKFWLDKGVDGFRMDVINLISKPEGLPDAPMPEGGEYGNVEPLVADGPRLNEFLQEMNREVLSKYDIMTVGEMPGSTPEDATQYTNLDGTELNMVFQFQHVNLSPNPDARLGKYIDSKIKLPELKQALSRWEEDLDGKGWNSLYWNNHDQPRAVSRFATDDPKYRVRAAKMLGTTLHFMQGTPFVYEGEEIGMTNNHFTKLSEYEDLEVKNLYKQAVEDEKIIKPELFMKYVADRSRDNARTPMQWDDGKNAGFTDSEPWYRLNPNYPEINVKQAVDDKDSVYYYYQKLIKLRHESELIRYGNYELLDPTDDEVFAYKRHYNGQTLLVISNFTDKEVSRDYGQDAADELLISNYEDKSENLRPYETRAYLFK